The following nucleotide sequence is from Alkalihalobacillus sp. LMS39.
TTTAGAACAAATTACAGAAGCATCTTTATTAACTGATGGATTTTCGTTTGCGCAATTGAATGAACTGTATACCGCAGTCGTTCTTGAATGGCATTATGAAAATAAAGTTGACCTCCACCGCATTTGTGAAGAACTAAAATCAGCAAACAAAAAAAGCAAATCACATGAGTGGGAAACAGAAGACGCGAAATTAGGATTTTAATAAGAATCTTTTTAGATTATGCTTTCAAATCTTCAATGCTATACCAAAATCTTTATACTTTTGTATCTTATGAAAAAAACTGCCTTTGCGGCAGTTTTTTTATTTATTAGAGAATTAAAGCTTCACTACGTTTTCAGCTTGTGGACCACGGTTTCCTTCGACAATATCGAATTCAACTTGCTGTCCTTCGTCTAATGATTTAAATCCGTCTCCAGTAATCGCGCTAAAGTGAACGAATACATCGTTTCCACCTTCTACCTCGATAAATCCAAATCCTTTTTCTGCATTAAACCATTTTACTGAACCTTGTGCTTTCACGTGTTATTACCTCCAAAATAAATATTAATATGCAACCCTTTTTTAAAAATGGTATTCACATATTGTAAAGAACATCAATCTTAGGTTGGATAACCTTTATAAAAGGTGAATGTTCTTGTCTTCGACATTTGATAGTATGACCATTCGCGAACAGAATATACCCTATTTTTTTCCTAGTAATAAAATCCTAAATATGTCATCATTCTTTTTTTGAATAGAAACAATAATTTTTTCACTACAAAAAGGCCTATTTCCCTTCAATTTTTATTTCAATCCTTTAATTTTTTCTTTACATCATGACTTCACACCCAAGCTTTTTTCTTAATATCAAATAATTTTTCAAAAATTTATGTAATTTTCCATCTCCCCTCCTTCTATATGCTCATAGATACACACAAAAACTCGCCATTCCAATATATCGAACCTCTATAAACAAAACATTTATCACTTATACAGCACTTCTTTCAATTTGTACAATATTTAAAACACCCAAAATCTAGAACGTTTTACATGTCATCAATCTATCGATACTAACTATAAGAAGTTGAGGTGGTCTTATTAAAACAAAACAGAAAAAAATAATGTTGTTAAGTGGATTCTTACTTTTTCTTTGTTTTTCTGAT
It contains:
- the cspD gene encoding cold-shock protein CspD, with protein sequence MKAQGSVKWFNAEKGFGFIEVEGGNDVFVHFSAITGDGFKSLDEGQQVEFDIVEGNRGPQAENVVKL